GCTGCCGCGGACGCCGGGCTTGGGCTTTTCAGCTGGAGCCTGGCTGGTGCTGGCGTGGCGATTCACAATCTTCTCCTCGTCGAAGGGAATCTTCGGGTGCTTCGAGTCGTGGTGAATCTGCATCGACTTGACGTCCGGCGCCGTTATCTTGCAGTGAGGGCACTCGTACTTGGCGTGCCCGCCTTTGTCCTGCCCGGTCCGGTCTGCGATTCCGGCCTTCCCGCCACCGCGATTCGTCGTCGCCGCGTCGATCTTCGCCTGGATCTCCTTCGCCGTGTGCTTCTTCGGCTTCGCCTTCCCCGTCATCGTTGCTCCAACGGCCGCACACACACAGAGAGAAACCCTAACGCTAACAGAGACGTAGCTTAATTTGGGggaggaagaaagagagagagatattaaGAGTCCGTGTGTGTGCGAGTGCCTTTGCGATCCTTTATATATAGGGGCTTATCCTGCCTTTTCTTGGTGACTCGGTGCGGCCGGGTCTATGTGAGATTGGTGACGTGGTCCAATCCGGTTACTTTGCCTGGGCTGGACCATTTATTCCCCATGCcctgtttgttttgtttgcccTACTTATCGAGTACCCTTATTTCTGCCTCCCATACACTGATAACACATTTTACCCTAATTTCATCCGTTTAAAGAAGTGAAAGAGAATTATAATTTATTGATTGTGGCAGAATTAGAAATTTGTGTAACAACTTAGCGTAGTAATGTTGGTCGAGCAGCCTAACATAGCTCTTATGTTGTTGTAGGATTCGAGTCTTAATTACCATCAGTTTGTGGCCAGCAGGTTTTAGGGGCCTTCAGGTTTTTGCGCCTGCAACGAGGGATTAGTCTGACTTTACTAGAATATGCTCGTGAACATCAGACTGAATGCTATTGGAAGTGTGTGTTATTAACTCAGATTGTGTATTAAATGAGGTGATATGCATTGACCTTTGTCCCGTTTTGCACGTATCTCTCAGTCTTTCAACAGATCTAGCCCATCCTCTCTTTTACGGTTTTACCTTTACTAGGGGTCTAGCCCCTTTTGCCAATGTTGCGAGTTCTAGGCTTTTGTTAATGTCCAGGTGAAGATCATGACAGCCCATTGACTTGAGCAATTCAGGGAGCGTAATTGGTACTAGCACAAACTTTTAATTTATTACAATGTCTAGCAGTAGCCAACGACAAAATTGGTGGTGCATTATGAGTCGGACAAAGTTAAATTAGTCCTCCTTTCATGTGGCCTGTACCATCAAAAATTAAAGTTCCCACCAAAACCAAATGACATTACATGATCCAAATGATATTATATGATCCGAGGGTGTTTTAGGGATAGACAGAGTACAAGTACCAAGAATCTACTGGTCTTTATcaattagaaagaaaagagatgAACAAATCTTGTTGTTTGTACAGAAGAAAATTGGTCTGTACCAATTACCAATTGCCATCACATTTCCGAAACAAATAATGCAGATACCaagtgaagaagatgaaaactAGTGTAAAAAAGGATGTTTTAAGCTGTGTAAAAGAGAAGACAAGGATAATAACTGTCTTGACTCATATTGTACCCAACAAGGAGAGGTCTAAGTGAGACCAGTAGCAAGCAAAGTCAGGATAAAGGGCCCTCCAACTCCAAGCTAGGTTAAACTTTCATGGTTTGGGGCTTCTGTATCTTCTCATCTCTGTACACCAACCGCCTCTTGTTAGAACCGTAACCTTGATACTGGTAGATAATGCTGTAAAGGCATTGCCTCAAGCGCATTATGTCAAATGCCTCTATGAATTTCAAATCTGTTGGCCTCGACTTCACCCCAGCAAATCGCTGGTACTCCTCAAACACAGAAGACAAACACCAATTCTGAAATTTTCGCAGGCAACCAACAAGACAACCAGTCCGATGCTGTATGAACAAATTGAAAACAGAAGGTCAGAACTGCCATATTGGATCCAAAGGCATATGAATTCAAATAGTTCCAGTGATTAACCATAAAAGGTTGTACATATCAGCTAGAATTTCAAACAAGTCCTGAGCTAATACTAATTTGAACTGTAGTTTTTATGATGTAGAACAATAGGAGAAGGTTAGTGTTGATTTCTGGCTAGAATCTAGCAACGCAAATTTGCCAGGACAAGACTTTTCATTACTCATTTCAGTATCAAGTCAAGTCAACTGAAGTCATGTTAGACAGCAGAGTCCAGAATACAGCTGGTTGTTTCAGGAAACTATATCTTTCATAGAAAAAAACAGCTTTCTTACCAACCTACAGCTGGTCATTAGTTAGAATGGTGAAGTGAGCATATTGGTTGAATAAAGAAATCCAAATTGCTTTAGATATCATCACATCATATTGCGCCCAATAAGTTCATTTCTATTCTATTCTTTGTAAAAGTCCTTTCGAGAAAATGAACAATGATATGGATACTAAAATGAACTATAGAGAaacacatatcatcatcatTTCAAGAACAGAGAAAGAACAGCATAGAGTAGAAATGTTAGAACAGTTTGCTGATACCGTTACCAACAGACTTGATCCCTAGCACAGATCCAGCAGTAAAACAAGATATTTTAAGAGCATAGGGTATCTAGTTGAACATAAAAAGCTTACCTTTCCACGCTTGCAATGGATCAACACAGGATGATTTCTCACATCTACAAACCCAAAGAGTAAATGTTAGAAATGATACAGTTacatagataaaagaaaaagttaaatAATAATGAACTGTCTACGTTAGACTCGTACCAATCAAGATTTTCAAAGCCTCCAAGATAGTATCCTTGGGAATAGCTACAGACTCCTGCATATGCAAATGGCCATGAACTTATCAACACAAATGCAATAGAACCAATACTCTATCAAATGCCATTAAGCCGAAGCCTACTGCTTCCATTTCAACTAAAGTCTAAAACTGAATTTCGACATTTCCACGCAGGCATGTCAACATGCATGCATTAAAGCATATATTACTCGCCAATACCACCAAAAATGCAAACATTAGAACAAATTATACCAGAGAAAAAAGCAGAAAGGAACAGCATTTTACCGTCTTTCCCTCGATTCCGAATTGGAGGAGCCGAATGTTTTGAGAGCGAAGAAACTCCAAATTCTCCTCTGGATATGGCTCAGGACACAAATATCTGCTCCAAATCACACAATCAATTCACATTCAGGAGACGCATTTAaacatttttcattttccttgaACAAAATTTACATACTTTTAATCTGAATTTACATACTTGAACaaaatttgcatacaaaattgACATACATTGatcaaaagattcaaacttGTACAGGAGCAGTGAAAGAGCATTCATCAGCGATCAAGAAACCTGAGAATGCCGAATTGAATTGAGGAGGGAGGGGGCTTACATGATTGATCGGAGATTGAGGGACTTGAGGAAAGGGAAGTTGGCCGGGTGAGGGAAGCCAGATCTGAAAATGCCGTcctccaccatcgagaaattgATCGGCGGCTCCAAAACGTCGTCGTGGTCGTTCATCTTGCTCTGCTTCTCCATCGTCATCGTCATCGTCATCTCGTCCCtctcttgctttctttcttcttcaacgCAGCTGAGCTCGCTCACAACTTCTTATgtcaagaaaaagaacaaaaggagCTCATGGTTTTGAGGTCTGCGCCAAACGACGGCGTTTGCGGATTCAAGGTTTCGCTTCTTCTGATTCTcgtgaaaacaaagaaaaaaaaagaaaaagcgaAAGTGATTgaattggatttggatttggatttggattacTAACTAGTATCTTGAATATAAAGAGTCTGAGGTTGTTGTGGACTTTGTCTTCTCGATCACATTTTCGTTCCAAGTCTTTCAGCATTTTTACTCATTATTTATACAAAACCCCTCTAATTTTCCTcatgctaatttttttttttttgtttttcaattttggtgTTCTATTTCTTATTTTTAGTAAACCCACAATTTTTGTTGCTGTTGCTCTTTTTTGGGTAATGTAGGTTACTAATTGAGACAATCCAACAGAAAAATTCTAGAGGAAGTGAAACAAATGCTGTTAAATAGATATTGTGGGTTATAAGTGTTGGGTGTAAATAAAAACTAACCGTTCATTCCGTTTGAGATTTATAGggtttagagattttttttttttggcaaatacGATTAACCTTTACACCACCAATTACTAATAAATCCACAAATTGATAACTAAAATTAAGTTGAGTTGTTGACACATATTAATAGATTTAGATAACTAATTGTTCAGATTGTACATACCTAAACATACTCAAGTAATGTTTCTCATACTCCAATCTGAAAAGACTGATCGTAGTGACCTTGGCTCATAAAGACCGACTTATTAAACTCTTTTATTATAGATTTTTCTTCATATATATTTGCACAAAATATTTAAACATCTTATTTTCATGATCAAAGTGATGCAAAGACTCTAATTTAATTGTCTGGCATGATTGAAATTTGCAAATACTACACACAAGATTTGTCATGTGATATAGTTATAAACTTGGGGAAATTCGGTAATTGCGGTTTGGTGTTTTCGTTGAAACCGATCACTTTGGTTTCAAGCTTCTAGAAATCAAACTAAAATTCAATAAATCCAACCAATATATCCAGATTTGAACCAAGTCTGGCCATATATTTGTAGAATTCAGCCTTACTAAGTTACTAATTAAGCctttcaaacaaaacaaaacaaaaaagttactAATTAAGAGATGTTTTAATGGTCTACAAGTCATAATTTGTTCCGCATAGATGAAtgttttatttaaatttggttAATTGAAATTTTGGAACCTTCATTTTCTCCTTTACTAAGTTATGTGGGAATTGGGATGATAAGAAACTTGGTGGTGAAGGAATAAGGATTCCCCGTGGGTTTGAGAAAAGTTAAGAGACTAGTTGATTCTTGTGCAAATTCAGATATGAATCCGTATAAATATTTTGACTGATGGATCCATCAGACCGAGTCATAGGGGAAGAGGCCATTGCTTTAAACATGCATATTGAAAAGTTGCTGTGTCTTCTTCTTAGATATTCATTGGATTTCTACATCAGCAAGCTTTATATCCTCGAATAGGACCATCAATCCAGTATCATTCATATGAGATTCCGCGCTCCTTCTATGGCGCGCtgcttttgattttggttgCAACATAGATGGCTGCTAAGATAGGTTGACCCTTTCTTTATCTTCCCTAGTATATATGGCTTTCTTATACAGAATCAGAATCCAAATGACTCTTGGAAAgtttttgtttgaaaaattcTAGTGGTCACCCAGTACTCATGAAGAACCTAATACCTATACTTTAATCATATGACTTGTCAAAATCCATATGCATATTCAAGGGTGTTTGTTAATTAGTTTGATCCTCATTGCTTGGAAGCTAGctttttcttccctttcttttttgtCAACAGTTTAGAGTATCCAAAGGCTTATTAGTCCAAATTCTAAGGATTAATCTCTCGACACATGTGAAATGTttcaactgtgcattgcaaCACAGTGCCTCACTACTTTGACAACTTAATGAGTCGAATGCGGGTAGTAGAGTTCCCAACCAAAACACTCAACCAATAAGCCACGTGCAGTGTCTAAAAAATTTAGATCATTTCTCGATTTATAAGTGTCGTCCTTGCACAAGGCTCTATGCTAATCTTTATCTTTCTAATTTCAGCAAACTtgtttttaataattaaaatgaaaaaaaaatggtgggTGGGTCTGTAGGCTATAGTGAAGCAGGCTGCAGCTAAACACTGAGTTGTTTAGCAAGTCTGTGGGCTGTTAGTGTTTTTAAAGCAGGCTCAGCTAAGCAAACCAAACTGATTGACAAAAACCCCCAAAGTCCACATGAGCCCAACCAATCTCAAGACCCAAATGATTTATATTTTCCAATTTTCATaacaaaaaggaaaatagaGTGAAACcacagaaaaataaaaggagtttgGATAAGGGATAAGATTTTGGTTGCAGTTGATCCTATGAAATCAGAGGGGTCTATGCCAACCACAATCTTTCTACTCACTCACACTAGGCAGGGCTACTTGGTCTGCCCTCTCCAATATCATAATATCTCACTTTGGGGCTTTCACTTTGTCTCTCACCACTTCTCTTCTGCTACCCCTACCATACAATTGTTAACTTGGAACTTGATCAAAGCAGAAAGCCATGGCCAGTGCTTCACCAATGGCCAGCCAGCTCAAGTCCAGCTTCACCTCCCCAGTCTCTAGAGCTTTGCTTGTTCCCAAGGGCCTCTCTGCCTCTCCGCTCAGGCTCTTGCCTTCTAAGAGATCCTCTTCCTTCACCATCAAAGCCACCCAAACCGACAAGGTATGCATGCAACTCTTGTATCATGAAGCTAACTGATTAACTCGATCTTGAACCCTATATTTAGAATGTAGTGCGACATATGAATCATACCGCTGATTTAACTCGATCTTGAACCCTAAATCTAGAATAGTGCAACATATGAATCATACCGCCCAGTAAATATATGTTATTAAttctcaaatatatatatatatatatatatatatatatgttattaacACTCTTGAGAAGTAATTCACTCGTAGTATCAAGTACATTTTATAATTTACTATTTACAACAATTGTTTGATGGAACCTGCAGCCATTCCAAGTGATTCAGCCAATCAATGGTGACCCCTTCATTGGAAGCTTGGAGACTCCAGTGACATCCAGCCCTTTGATTGCATGGTACCTCTCCAACCTCCCAGCCTACAGGACAGCAGTGAGCCCACTTTTGAGGGGAATTGAGGTGGGCCTGGCCCATGGATTCCTCTTGGTCGGCCCATTCGTCAAGGCAGGCCCATTGAGGAACACTGATGTGGCTGGGCCAGCTGGCTCCTTGGCAGCTGCTGGTCTTGTGGTCATCCTCAGCGTTTGCTTGACCATGTACGGAATTGCATCCTTCAAGGAGGGAGACCCGTCCACAGCTCCATCTTTGACCTTGACCGGCCGCAAGAAGGAGCCGGACCAGCTCCAGACCGCCGAGGGATGGGCCAAATTCACCGGAGGGTTCTTTTTCGGAGGGATTTCGGGTGTCACTTGGGCTTACTTCCTCCTCTATGTCATAAACCTTCCTTACTACGTCAAGTAGACTCACAACATTTGCTTCTACTGTTCAACCTGTAATGAATGTCATGTATGCTATAATTGTTTGTGAAAATCGTATATCTTAAGCTTAACACTTAATTTGTCACTTTAATTTATGTTTACCGCTCGTCAAAGCTACACTTTCAACTCATTATTACCATGTCAGTTGTCACCTAAGATAGCTTACTTGCTTGTTTGTTGGCCATATATAGTCATCCCTCCTCGACTCGCCTGGTTTCGTTTTTTAACAGAAATCTTTCTTCCTCGGTTATTATCATAATTAACTGTTTCAACACATGCTATGCACGTGATAGATTACTAGCTTTTTAAATAGAATGTGAGAAATTACTAGTTAGTAGTAAATAGTTGAAGAAAGTAAATGTTGAATGCCACATctcacattatatatatatatttataatatGTATAATCATCACTTATCTCATCACAACATTAAAGCACCAAGAGACCAATACGTGGAAATCTAAGTAGGGAGGACAGAGAACTCTGGTTTGGATCTGGCAATGATTTACAGTGTTAAATATATGATCACATATCGATCCATCAATCCATGAATTAATGGACAAGTATTCATGAAGAGGAGCCATTGAAATTGACATTGACAGCATCAGCATCAGGTTGTGAAAACCTCGAGAGCTCAAACTGCCTCCAAGAAACAGGAGATATGAGATCATCCCTAGAGCCCTTATGAATTGGGTCAGTTGTTGCAGCAGAAGCAGAACCATCCAAACCTATGTGTGTCACATGCTTCACATCTGTAGGACACCCTATTTCCATATCCATttccagttcttcttcttccatttcatCCTTGTACACTATCATGTACAAGAAACAGGGCACCACAGTAAAAAAAGATCACAATTATCAATCTAAATTGAACAAATGataccccatttctagagacTTACCAAACAATTGAGAAAAAGTCTTGAAACCCTTGGAGAGCCTATGTATACCAACAGATATGTTTGGTTTTGAAAGAGCGAGGGATCTAAATGAGTTCTTCATGTTCTCACCACTTGATAAGCCATCtccttcctcctcttcctcttcttcttctttggttccTTCACACAGATCATAAATTATTTAGAATAAACGTACAGATCGATGAATATGCTAGCTaattaaaattcaaaacattGTATAAATGTGTGATCAGAGTCTGAGAGAGACTTATTGGAGATGGATTTGTATCTGATTTTGATCTTCTGGGCTGTTGTTGTGCACCAACAGCAATGCTTGATTCAGAAACACAACCAATGGTGAAAGGAAGAAGCACAAGTCTTTCCATTCTTTCTCTCATGTTACAATCAACAACTTGAGAGAATGAGAAAGGATGTTGAGAAATTGGCGTTTGAGAAAAATGCAACTTCGGAAGTGGAAATATGGTTTGTTAAAATAGTGTATGCACTGACTTCGTTATCAAGTTACAATAATTGTACGTGTAGAAAAGTCACAAGTCACATACGCAAGTCTGTTTGGTAGCTCAGATTTGGAAGGATAAAGAATCAAACTAATTACATTAATATTTGCAATACAAAACTCCAAGTGATGGCTATGTTTGGACGTGAAATCCACACTAACAAGGCTCAGTTGTGAAGTTTAACCTAATAGACAGGATAAACCACTTTTAGTTGGTTTTTCCACTTCACTTACCTCTCTTATAGAATAAGCCACCAATTTCCGcttgttctttgttcttttttttttgggtttgttcAACTTTTTTACTTAGTTTGGACTCTACCTTTTGAAGTAGTGAATACTAAGCAATCTCTCTTGGTGTTACAATCAAGCTCACGGCTTAGGCCTATTTCTTAGAAGCAGGGCATATATGATTGATTGCAAGAATAGAAAAACAGAACCTTGGAGGAAGAAAGCTACGGTTTTGTTACCAACCTGAAATTGAATagtataaatatatgtatatatgtataaaatTGATGAATCAACAAACTCTGAGGTTGAATGGAGCTCCATTTGATACTGAGACTAGCAAGCTCAATCTATCTCGGAGACTTAACTTTTGAGCAAAACAGTGAAAATAAATTAGACATTTTACCAATAATCTCCACAGGAGCAGCTCCCATGCTTAAAATGATGGAACCGATGAAGGTCTCTGACAATTATTTCCCTATCTAAAAGCTGAGAAGTATATTTAATGAAGTTGTGACAATCACTACACACTCTAAGGTTCTTCATTATCCGAATAGGTATCCCAGAAGCCGTGCTAATTATGCCATAGGCAATAGCAAGCTTTTCACTGTGATGACCAAGAAGTGCTtctccttgttcttcttctacGTCCTGCATCACCAGCTTTGCATCCATTGAATACCCGATTGCCTTCAGTCTTGCAATAAGTTCATCCAAGTATGAATATATCTGAGTAGAATGTGGATGACACCGGTCTCCCATTGCGAAGGAGTGGACTTGATTCTTCAGTTGGATCCAAGATTGACCGGGGACTTTGTTAATTCCTCTCTGTTGCATCAACCTCCTCATTGCAGCTGCTTCTTCCCATCTGTGATTCACAGCACACATGTTTGACATCAAAACATAAGGCCCCTCATCAGAAGGTTCGAGTTGGAGTAGCTTTTCAGAAACCCACTTTCCCAGCTCTAAATTTTTATGAAGCCGGCAAGCAGATAGAAATGACTTCCAAACTGAACTCAAGTGAGAGATGTCGTTTGCATGAATGAACTCCTTAGTCTCCTCCAAGCGACCTGCACGACCATAAAGATCAACCATACAGGTGAAGTGTTCAGTTCCGGGCTTGATGCCATAAACTTCTTTCATCAAGCTGAAATATTTGAAGCCTTCTTCAATGAGCCCAGCATGGCTGCAAGCATTTAAAACCACCACGAAAGTAACCTCATTCGGTTTAATTCCCTCCCTTATCATTAGTTCAAAGAGTCGTATAGCCTCCTTCCCTTGCCCATGTAAAGCGCAAGCAGAAATCGTTGAAGTCCACAGAACAACATTTGGATCAATAGTTTGTTCAAAAATCATCAAAGCATCACTTAGACTCCCACATTTTGCATACATATCAATATAGCAGGAACCTAAATGAACATCTAATATGTACCCGATTTTCTGAACGACTGCATGGATGTTTTGACCCAGAAGCAAAATGCCAAGGTTAGCACATGCAGAAACAACACTGGTCACAGAGAATCTATCCACCATAATCTTTTCACGAAGCATAGAACGGAATGTTATCAAAGCATATTCATGCTCACCGTTACGAACATACCCAGAAACCATTGAACTCCATGATACGATTTCAGTCTTCATCTCTTCAGATGTAAACTTAGACTTTGCCCTAACAGGCATTCTTTTGAATATCAGTGATGCCTTGTCCATTCTCCCAAATTTGCAATACATATCTATCAACGAAGTTCGGAGAAATCCATCATTTTCAATACCACGCCTTACAAGATAGCCATGAATCTGTGTCCCGAGTTCCAGAACATACAAAGATGAAGCCAAACCGACAGCTACAGAGAAAGTGACATCCTCGAATGCAACTCCATTTTCCACCATCTCATAAAGTAGCTCCAATGCAGACCTTCCATCCCCGTTTTGCATCAACCCGTATACGATTGTATTCCAACTAGCAACATCTTTGGAGGGTAACCTTCTGAACAACTCAAGAGCCTTCTCCATATCCCCAACATGCATATATGCACCCATCATTATATTCCAAGTAACTGTATCTCTCTCTTTCATAGTCTCAAACAACCTTTCTGCATAATCCAACTCCCCACATTTGACGTAAACATCAAGCATTGAGTTCTCTAACACCACATCCAATTCAATCCCATTTCTCAATATCCATCCGTGGACTCCCTTCCCCATCCGAAAATCGCTTAAACTAGAGCAACTCTTCAAAACACTCGATAGCGTGAATTGGTTCGGACAAACACGCTCAGCTTGCATCCCCTTGAAAAGCTCCAGCACCGTTCTACAAGCTCCAGTCCGAGCAAACCCAGAGATGAGTATAGTCCATGACCGGACATCTCTCTCGGGCATTTCACCGAACAGCTTGTGTGCATACTCCAAGTTTCTAGATTTCATGTACAGACTAACAACATAGTTCCCCACATTCAAATGGTGCAAACA
Above is a genomic segment from Rosa chinensis cultivar Old Blush chromosome 3, RchiOBHm-V2, whole genome shotgun sequence containing:
- the LOC112194787 gene encoding CRIB domain-containing protein RIC4 — protein: MRERMERLVLLPFTIGCVSESSIAVGAQQQPRRSKSDTNPSPIRTKEEEEEEEEGDGLSSGENMKNSFRSLALSKPNISVGIHRLSKGFKTFSQLFVYKDEMEEEELEMDMEIGCPTDVKHVTHIGLDGSASAATTDPIHKGSRDDLISPVSWRQFELSRFSQPDADAVNVNFNGSSS
- the LOC112192516 gene encoding protein METHYLENE BLUE SENSITIVITY 1 → MTGKAKPKKHTAKEIQAKIDAATTNRGGGKAGIADRTGQDKGGHAKYECPHCKITAPDVKSMQIHHDSKHPKIPFDEEKIVNRHASTSQAPAEKPKPGVRGSLKK
- the LOC112192515 gene encoding tyrosine-protein phosphatase DSP3, translated to MTMTMTMEKQSKMNDHDDVLEPPINFSMVEDGIFRSGFPHPANFPFLKSLNLRSIIYLCPEPYPEENLEFLRSQNIRLLQFGIEGKTESVAIPKDTILEALKILIDVRNHPVLIHCKRGKHRTGCLVGCLRKFQNWCLSSVFEEYQRFAGVKSRPTDLKFIEAFDIMRLRQCLYSIIYQYQGYGSNKRRLVYRDEKIQKPQTMKV
- the LOC112191342 gene encoding photosystem I reaction center subunit XI, chloroplastic; its protein translation is MASASPMASQLKSSFTSPVSRALLVPKGLSASPLRLLPSKRSSSFTIKATQTDKPFQVIQPINGDPFIGSLETPVTSSPLIAWYLSNLPAYRTAVSPLLRGIEVGLAHGFLLVGPFVKAGPLRNTDVAGPAGSLAAAGLVVILSVCLTMYGIASFKEGDPSTAPSLTLTGRKKEPDQLQTAEGWAKFTGGFFFGGISGVTWAYFLLYVINLPYYVK